From a single Brassica oleracea var. oleracea cultivar TO1000 chromosome C5, BOL, whole genome shotgun sequence genomic region:
- the LOC106295920 gene encoding uncharacterized protein LOC106295920, whose translation MGVILDSWCFCKGVSKSEKMKGSIFSGKAPAMARISVSGPNGTVTSGTGFLIHRNLLLTTHLNLPSVSATETAEVRLQNGVAAALFPHRFFITSSVIDLTIVGVDLVDGGDSNSQSQTQQQPHYLKTCSKPNLELGSVVYLLGYAAQNELKIGEGKLVVATDSLIKLSTDEMIWSPGSAGFDVQGNLAFMICDPRKLATSPASTSTSSSSSLKKDNNKTLMMQFGIPMPVICDWLNQHWEGSLDEHTSKPKLPLIRLMSSGQKSERSCASFTMRPVFKPTDSAADVGTPSSSNARDQTEGDKEEKEEETSRKLTTSTTHAQGIPTPEIYESPKLTSSPLRKDSGGGQVHLLDINFPPRVPKVPTYLPQLNYPPQSSNHMVEEAEIASEGSDAQIASTGSVNGALSEVISSSPPPEAAHYVYHHNHGYSSEEETTMYSAETAESRNYPTPPAKSCVGRSQSCVSSSGRWGTPQKSLSGRRAMLEKQRSFVHGNNKMHSQGGATSQRSNDYYSPTVSSIMKKRNNSSEKPVFKPVPRPRAASPSSQRWMF comes from the exons ATGGGAGTGATATTGGACTCTTGGTGCTTCTGCAAAGGAGTAAGCAAAAGCGAGAAGATGAAAGGTTCGATTTTCTCCGGCAAAGCTCCGGCGATGGCTCGAATCTCCGTCTCCGGACCAAACGGTACTGTTACTTCCGGAACAGGATTCCTCATTCATCGGAATCTACTCCTCACCACTCACCTTAATCTCCCTTCCGTCTCCGCCACCGAAACCGCCGAGGTCCGCCTCCAGAACGGCGTCGCCGCCGCTCTCTTCCCTCACAG GTTTTTCATCACAAGTTCGGTTATTGATCTGACCATAGTTGGAGTAGACCTTGTTGATGGTGGAGACTCAAACTCTCAGAGTCAAACCCAACAACAGCCACATTACCTGAAGACATGTTCTAAACCAAACCTGGAGTTAGGAAGTGTAGTGTACCTTTTAGGCTACGCTGCTCAGAACGAGCTCAAGATTGGTGAGGGGAAGCTAGTGGTAGCTACAGACAGTCTCATCAAACTATCTACTGATGAAATGATATGGAGTCCTGGATCAGCTGGGTTTGATGTTCAAGGGAATCTCGCATTCATGATCTGTGATCCGAGGAAGCTAGCTACATCACCAGCCTCAACTTCTACATCTTCCTCATCATCATTGAAGAAAGATAACAACAAGACGCTGATGATGCAGTTTGGTATACCAATGCCTGTGATCTGTGACTGGCTGAATCAGCATTGGGAAGGTAGTTTGGATGAGCATACGAGTAAACCTAAGCTGCCTCTCATTAGGTTAATGTCTTCTGGTCAGAAGAGTGAGCGTTCTTGTGCTTCTTTCACCATGCGCCCTGTCTTCAAGCCAACTGACTCTGCTGCTGATGTGGGAACACCATCTTCATCTAACGCTAGAGATCAAACTGAGGGAGACAAGGAGGAAAAAGAAGAAGAAACCTCAAGAAAGTTAACTACTTCTACAACTCATGCACAAGGCATCCCAACCCCTGAGATATATGAATCGCCAAAGCTAACTTCAAGCCCTTTAAGAAAGGACTCTGGTGGTGGTCAAGTCCATCTTTTGGATATCAACTTCCCGCCACGTGTACCTAAAGTCCCAACCTATCTTCCTCAGCTCAACTATCCACCACAGAGTAGTAACCATATGGTGGAAGAGGCTGAGATAGCCTCCGAGGGATCAGACGCGCAGATTGCTTCAACAGGCTCAGTGAACGGCGCTCTCAGCGAGGTCATCTCAAGCTCACCACCACCAGAAGCAGCTCACTATGTATATCACCACAATCATGGATACAGCAGCGAGGAAGAGACAACAATGTACTCTGCAGAGACAGCCGAGAGCCGAAACTATCCAACACCTCCAGCGAAAAGCTGTGTTGGAAGGAGCCAAAGCTGTGTGAGCTCCTCCGGCAGATGGGGAACGCCTCAGAAGAGTTTGAGCGGTAGAAGAGCAATGCTGGAGAAGCAAAGAAGCTTTGTCCATGGGAATAATAAGATGCATTCACAAGGAGGAGCAACCTCTCAGAGGAGTAATGACTATTACAGCCCAACGGTGTCATCAATCATGAAGAAAAGGAATAATAGTTCGGAGAAACCGGTTTTCAAACCGGTGCCTAGACCTAGAGCTGCTAGCCCTTCTTCCCAGAGATGGATGTTCTGA